The following are from one region of the Paraglaciecola sp. L1A13 genome:
- a CDS encoding YggT family protein translates to MSAMQFLISTLFELYLMVVLLRFWLQLARADFYNPFSQFVVKATHPIVAPLRRILPSIGRIDTATLVLALLVAGLKIVALNLLVGNTNINPFGVLIGSFYLVLKEALSLVMWVLIIRAIMSWVSQGYNPMDMVLGQLTEPLLAPIRRRLPNLGGLDLSVMVVILVIIFVQKLLGDVFGFF, encoded by the coding sequence ATGAGCGCGATGCAGTTTTTAATTAGTACCCTGTTTGAATTGTACTTAATGGTAGTACTGTTGCGCTTTTGGCTGCAACTGGCACGAGCCGATTTTTACAATCCTTTTAGCCAATTTGTGGTGAAGGCAACTCACCCCATTGTTGCCCCTTTACGCAGAATATTGCCTTCAATCGGTAGAATAGATACGGCAACTCTCGTGCTCGCGCTTTTAGTGGCGGGTCTAAAAATTGTGGCTCTTAATCTACTTGTCGGTAATACCAATATCAATCCATTTGGCGTATTGATTGGGTCATTCTATTTAGTCTTAAAAGAAGCGCTTTCCTTGGTGATGTGGGTGTTGATTATCCGCGCTATTATGAGCTGGGTTAGCCAAGGCTACAACCCGATGGATATGGTGTTAGGGCAGTTAACTGAGCCGTTACTTGCCCCCATAAGACGCCGTTTACCTAATTTAGGCGGGTTAGATTTATCCGTTATGGTGGTGATTTTGGTTATTATCTTCGTACAGAAATTGTTAGGTGATGTATTTGGCTTCTTTTAA
- a CDS encoding type IV pilus twitching motility protein PilT, with protein sequence MDITELLAFSVKNNASDLHLSAGLPPIIRVDGEMRRLNVPALDHKQVHALIYEIMNDNQRKEYEENLETDFSFEVKDLSRFRVNAFMQNRGAAAVLRTIPSNILSLDDLGAPQIFKDIINQPTGIVLVTGATGSGKSTTLAAMVDHINRHKREHILTIEDPIEFVHENKLCVVNQREVHRDTHSFSNALRSALREDPDVILVGELRDLETIRLAISAAETGHLVFGTLHTNSAPKTIDRLIDVFPAEEKSMVRSMLSESLRAVISQTLLKKVGGGRVAAHEIMLGIPAIRNLIREDKVPQMYSVMQTSQAHGMQTMEQCLKKLVAQGVITNEDAAALSIDKKPTINY encoded by the coding sequence TTGGATATTACCGAACTTTTAGCCTTTAGTGTCAAAAATAACGCATCAGATTTACATCTTTCCGCAGGTTTGCCGCCGATTATACGGGTTGATGGAGAAATGCGTCGGCTAAATGTTCCGGCCTTAGATCACAAACAAGTTCACGCTCTCATTTATGAAATCATGAATGATAATCAGCGCAAAGAATATGAAGAAAACTTAGAAACTGACTTTTCTTTTGAAGTAAAAGATTTATCACGTTTTAGGGTAAACGCTTTTATGCAGAATCGTGGCGCAGCGGCGGTGTTAAGAACCATTCCCAGTAATATTCTGAGTCTAGATGATTTAGGTGCGCCACAAATTTTCAAAGATATTATTAATCAGCCCACGGGCATAGTGTTAGTTACTGGTGCAACCGGTTCGGGGAAAAGTACTACGTTGGCGGCGATGGTCGATCATATTAATCGTCATAAACGTGAGCATATATTAACGATTGAAGACCCTATCGAATTTGTGCATGAGAACAAACTTTGCGTAGTGAATCAGCGAGAAGTTCATCGTGATACGCACAGCTTCAGTAATGCTTTGCGTTCTGCCTTGCGCGAAGATCCTGACGTTATTTTAGTCGGTGAACTGCGCGATTTAGAAACGATTCGCTTAGCAATATCCGCTGCTGAAACAGGGCACTTAGTGTTTGGAACGTTACATACCAATTCAGCACCTAAAACGATTGACCGTTTGATTGATGTTTTCCCCGCAGAGGAAAAATCCATGGTGCGCTCCATGTTGTCAGAATCATTACGAGCAGTTATTTCGCAAACCTTACTTAAAAAAGTCGGGGGGGGACGGGTCGCAGCGCATGAAATTATGCTGGGCATTCCGGCTATTCGAAATCTTATTCGCGAAGATAAGGTACCGCAGATGTATTCGGTTATGCAGACAAGCCAGGCTCACGGTATGCAAACGATGGAGCAGTGTTTGAAAAAGTTAGTAGCGCAAGGCGTTATTACCAATGAAGATGCCGCTGCCTTATCTATCGATAAAAAACCGACGATTAATTATTAG
- a CDS encoding YggS family pyridoxal phosphate-dependent enzyme: MGTIAERLEIALKTIEQSACEANRPANSVKLLAVTKTKPVSDIVQAYEVGQRLFAENYVQEGLDKIQQLSELDDIEWHFIGPLQSNKTRPVAENFDWVHSIDRLKIAQRLNDQRSAHKKLNVCIQVNVDNESSKAGVSITDVNALAEQISALPNLTLRGLMTIPKAHNDADMQRKSLLTMQRTFAQLQTKYPQIDTLSMGMSGDIQLAIECGSTMVRVGRAIFGSRQ; this comes from the coding sequence ATGGGAACAATAGCAGAACGACTTGAAATCGCACTGAAAACAATCGAGCAGAGTGCTTGTGAGGCTAATCGTCCAGCAAATTCAGTTAAATTACTAGCCGTAACTAAGACCAAACCCGTATCCGATATCGTGCAAGCGTATGAAGTTGGACAACGTCTATTTGCTGAGAATTATGTACAGGAAGGCCTTGATAAGATTCAGCAACTCAGTGAATTAGATGATATCGAATGGCATTTTATTGGTCCGTTACAGTCAAATAAGACGCGCCCCGTAGCTGAAAATTTTGACTGGGTACACAGTATCGATCGCTTAAAAATAGCTCAGCGATTAAATGACCAACGCAGCGCCCATAAAAAACTAAACGTTTGCATACAAGTCAACGTTGATAACGAAAGCAGTAAAGCCGGCGTGTCGATAACTGATGTTAATGCACTCGCTGAGCAGATAAGCGCACTGCCAAATTTAACCTTACGTGGACTAATGACGATACCAAAAGCTCACAACGATGCAGATATGCAACGTAAAAGTTTATTAACCATGCAGCGGACTTTTGCACAACTACAGACAAAATATCCGCAAATTGATACCCTGAGCATGGGGATGTCTGGCGATATTCAGCTCGCAATCGAATGCGGCTCAACGATGGTTAGGGTAGGCAGAGCTATTTTTGGATCTCGTCAATAG
- a CDS encoding PotD/PotF family extracellular solute-binding protein, which translates to MKKQCEPDSSICTSSVDRTKRTTLKTLGTGAVLATSIINAPYVFARKTHTLRVLGTHVTLQEQLRQRAMSDLGINIKFEPKGSPGVLQRGLLSPESFDIYEQWSNSIRPLWRNGSIQAIDKRRITHWDEINSLCKTGKVTPSAKFGAGDAPYKIINVQDDGSLGPKHTNKISFLPYVHNVDSFGYNTNEIEQGIAYKSESWGWLLDSKHSGKVGIINDPTIGLFDLVLAADASGMMKFADIGNISVDELNRLFDILIDLKHQQHFGGFWNSVPESVEFMQSGRVNIESMFSPAVSVLNGRNIPVAFAAPKEGYRGWHGVMCLSSKASGRTKDIAYEYMNWWLSGWPGAFIARQGYYISNPQRSTKYLEQSEWDYWYNGKPASNSLKGPDGKLSVNRGQVRSGGSYADRFSNVAVWNTAMPTYDYTLQKWYEFISS; encoded by the coding sequence ATGAAGAAGCAGTGTGAACCGGACTCGTCAATATGCACTTCATCAGTGGATAGGACTAAACGCACAACCCTTAAAACCCTAGGTACTGGGGCTGTTCTCGCTACGTCTATTATTAACGCCCCCTATGTTTTCGCTAGAAAAACCCACACTCTGCGTGTCTTAGGCACCCACGTCACGTTACAAGAGCAACTCAGGCAACGGGCGATGAGCGATCTGGGTATCAATATTAAATTCGAGCCGAAAGGTAGTCCAGGTGTATTGCAACGAGGTTTGTTATCACCTGAAAGCTTTGATATTTATGAGCAATGGTCTAACAGCATCCGTCCTTTATGGCGTAATGGCTCAATTCAGGCAATCGACAAAAGGCGCATTACCCATTGGGACGAAATCAATTCATTGTGCAAAACAGGAAAAGTTACCCCTAGCGCCAAATTTGGTGCCGGCGATGCCCCATATAAAATAATTAATGTCCAAGACGACGGCTCCCTTGGTCCTAAACATACTAACAAGATCAGTTTTTTACCCTATGTGCATAATGTCGATTCCTTTGGTTACAACACCAATGAAATTGAACAAGGTATCGCCTATAAGTCAGAAAGTTGGGGATGGTTACTCGACAGCAAACATAGCGGTAAGGTAGGTATTATTAATGACCCCACCATAGGTTTATTCGATCTAGTACTTGCCGCCGACGCTAGTGGAATGATGAAATTTGCCGATATAGGAAATATATCAGTAGACGAATTAAATAGGTTGTTCGATATTTTAATCGACTTAAAGCATCAGCAGCACTTCGGTGGCTTTTGGAACTCGGTACCTGAATCGGTAGAATTTATGCAAAGCGGACGCGTTAATATTGAAAGTATGTTTTCACCTGCCGTATCTGTGCTAAATGGCCGCAACATCCCTGTTGCATTTGCAGCACCAAAAGAAGGCTACCGAGGCTGGCACGGCGTAATGTGTTTATCATCTAAAGCATCAGGGCGTACCAAAGACATCGCGTACGAATACATGAACTGGTGGTTATCTGGTTGGCCTGGCGCATTTATCGCCCGCCAAGGTTATTATATCTCTAATCCACAACGTTCGACTAAATACCTTGAGCAAAGTGAATGGGACTATTGGTATAATGGTAAGCCAGCAAGCAACTCGTTAAAAGGCCCTGATGGAAAACTATCAGTTAATCGAGGTCAAGTACGTTCCGGTGGCAGCTATGCTGACCGCTTTAGTAATGTGGCTGTTTGGAATACGGCCATGCCAACCTACGATTATACCTTACAAAAATGGTATGAATTTATAAGTTCTTGA
- a CDS encoding DUF4426 domain-containing protein encodes MLLLVSFLFSVATLAEQKETLGDWDVHYIAFDSTFITPEIAKHYGIVRSKYNGVINISVLNTESQVAQSAVLTGTARNLLGVSKKLLFKEITEGEAIYYLAVIPFSDQETFHIAVDINDGKNKQVLKFQHKFYVE; translated from the coding sequence ATGCTGCTGCTCGTTAGTTTCTTATTTTCAGTCGCTACCTTGGCAGAACAAAAAGAAACCTTGGGCGACTGGGATGTGCACTATATCGCGTTCGATAGTACATTTATTACCCCTGAGATTGCTAAGCATTACGGTATTGTGCGCAGTAAATACAATGGCGTAATTAATATTTCTGTATTGAATACAGAATCTCAAGTTGCTCAATCGGCCGTCCTGACAGGGACTGCACGGAATTTACTCGGCGTCAGCAAAAAATTGTTATTCAAAGAAATAACGGAAGGAGAGGCGATTTATTATCTCGCCGTCATCCCTTTTAGCGATCAAGAAACCTTTCATATTGCGGTCGACATAAATGACGGTAAAAATAAACAAGTACTTAAATTCCAACACAAATTTTACGTCGAATAG
- a CDS encoding DUF2007 domain-containing protein, which translates to MKLYTNNDRFMVWQVKQLLEQHNIPCFIKNEFASGAMGELSPLDCQPEVWLNDASWQPRAEKLIAQMNTVMREEWVCPNCAETNGGNFEVCWQCGQEGQVDQ; encoded by the coding sequence ATGAAATTATATACTAACAATGACCGATTTATGGTGTGGCAAGTTAAGCAACTGCTTGAGCAACATAATATTCCCTGCTTTATCAAAAATGAATTTGCCAGTGGTGCTATGGGAGAACTATCGCCTTTAGATTGCCAGCCAGAAGTCTGGTTGAATGATGCTAGTTGGCAACCTAGAGCCGAAAAACTCATTGCCCAAATGAATACAGTCATGAGGGAGGAATGGGTTTGCCCGAATTGCGCTGAAACGAATGGCGGAAATTTTGAGGTCTGTTGGCAGTGCGGACAGGAAGGGCAAGTTGACCAATAA
- the proC gene encoding pyrroline-5-carboxylate reductase produces MQHRNIAFIGAGNMSRSIISGMCNSGYPADKIIASNPSMPKLDALKNDFSVQITQQNKQAVELAQVVVLAVKPQLMETMCADLKDNVALEGKLFISIAAGIETARLSEMLGGQDNIIRTMPNTPSSLGKGMTGLYAPTNVSQQDRQYAGDLMSQVGEVAWVESENMINGVIAAAGSSPAYFYAFLEAMQKEAENQGFDHHTARLLVQQAMLGAAEMVCHNPQLEIGELRAQVTSKGGTTAKAVEHFQNNGIDELVAGAMRAAITRAEEMAKLF; encoded by the coding sequence ATGCAACATAGAAATATCGCCTTTATTGGCGCAGGAAACATGAGCAGAAGCATCATAAGTGGCATGTGTAATAGTGGTTACCCCGCAGATAAAATCATTGCTAGCAACCCGTCTATGCCAAAGCTAGATGCCTTAAAAAATGATTTCTCTGTTCAGATAACCCAACAAAACAAACAGGCTGTCGAACTGGCTCAAGTTGTTGTATTGGCCGTTAAGCCTCAGTTAATGGAAACCATGTGCGCCGATTTGAAAGATAATGTGGCATTGGAAGGCAAATTATTTATTTCTATTGCCGCGGGTATTGAAACGGCACGTTTAAGTGAAATGCTCGGCGGGCAAGATAACATTATTCGCACCATGCCAAATACACCAAGCTCTTTAGGCAAAGGCATGACAGGTTTATATGCGCCAACAAATGTCAGTCAACAAGACCGACAATACGCTGGAGATTTAATGTCTCAAGTCGGTGAAGTAGCCTGGGTCGAGTCAGAAAACATGATCAACGGCGTGATTGCCGCAGCTGGCAGCAGCCCAGCTTACTTTTATGCTTTTCTTGAAGCGATGCAAAAAGAAGCAGAGAATCAGGGATTTGATCATCATACGGCACGCTTGCTTGTTCAACAGGCAATGTTAGGTGCAGCAGAAATGGTTTGTCACAATCCGCAACTTGAAATTGGCGAGTTGCGAGCCCAAGTTACCTCTAAAGGTGGCACGACAGCCAAGGCCGTTGAGCACTTTCAAAATAACGGTATAGACGAATTAGTAGCAGGTGCAATGCGCGCCGCCATTACCAGAGCCGAAGAAATGGCCAAATTATTTTAA
- a CDS encoding PilT/PilU family type 4a pilus ATPase has product MDLTPYLQEMTDVGASDLFITVGMPISAKINGQITPIGGRKLDEDGAWGLVQDAMSDAQKDQFIQSKECNFAIAREGIGRFRCSAFWQRDMPGMVIRRIVTEIPQADDLGLPEVLKEIIMSKRGLVLFVGATGTGKSTSLAALIGHRNKHSKGHILTIEDPIEFVHEHQNCVVTQREVGIDTMSFDDALKSSLRQAPDVILIGEIRSMETMEYAMSFADTGHLCVATLHANNANQAIERIMHLAPPAQHEKLRFDLSLNMRAVIAQQLVPTIDGKGRVAAIEVLLNSPLVTDLIQRNEIGGLKDAMRKGKEMGMQSFDMALYSLYQQKIISLEQAIHHADSPNDLRLMIKLDSDNGNTLGSLSNVSIDMD; this is encoded by the coding sequence ATGGACTTAACCCCGTATTTGCAAGAGATGACTGACGTAGGCGCGTCTGATTTATTTATTACTGTTGGTATGCCTATCAGCGCCAAAATAAATGGGCAAATCACCCCTATCGGGGGCAGAAAACTTGATGAAGATGGAGCTTGGGGCTTAGTACAAGACGCCATGTCTGATGCTCAGAAAGACCAATTTATACAGAGCAAAGAGTGTAATTTCGCCATTGCTCGTGAAGGTATTGGGCGTTTTCGCTGCAGTGCTTTTTGGCAGCGAGACATGCCTGGCATGGTGATACGACGTATCGTGACCGAAATCCCCCAAGCGGATGATCTTGGTCTCCCAGAAGTGCTTAAAGAGATCATTATGAGTAAGCGGGGTTTGGTGCTATTTGTTGGTGCTACTGGTACCGGTAAGTCAACATCGTTGGCGGCGCTTATTGGGCATAGAAATAAACACTCAAAAGGGCATATTTTAACCATTGAAGATCCTATTGAATTTGTCCATGAGCATCAAAACTGTGTGGTAACACAAAGGGAAGTCGGCATTGATACAATGTCATTCGATGACGCATTGAAAAGCTCATTGCGCCAAGCGCCAGATGTGATTTTAATTGGCGAAATTCGCTCCATGGAAACCATGGAGTATGCCATGTCGTTTGCTGATACGGGGCATTTATGTGTGGCAACTCTGCACGCCAATAATGCTAATCAAGCTATTGAGCGGATTATGCATTTGGCGCCCCCAGCACAACATGAAAAGCTACGTTTTGATCTAAGCTTGAATATGCGCGCTGTTATTGCTCAGCAACTCGTGCCAACCATTGATGGAAAAGGCCGTGTTGCGGCAATTGAGGTTTTACTTAATTCACCTTTGGTAACTGATTTGATTCAGCGCAATGAAATTGGTGGCTTAAAGGACGCTATGCGTAAAGGTAAAGAAATGGGAATGCAGAGCTTTGATATGGCACTGTATAGTTTGTACCAGCAGAAAATAATCAGCTTGGAGCAAGCGATACATCACGCAGATTCCCCCAATGATTTACGTTTAATGATTAAGCTTGATTCTGACAACGGCAATACACTGGGCTCGTTGTCAAACGTGTCTATCGACATGGATTAA
- a CDS encoding ATP-binding protein, translating to MFKTLKSQILLVSVILILLLVSQVFVTRSNQSTFVNSLDLTQQAVFKVSLVRELERDVLDLQRNVLIYKDSASQSAIARFNSLIQTSIDNLDALEELTRSEEQVEIYHGFISRMRGHVSEYKDNFSNVIAGRSKRDMLFEKRLMIDINELLASLSSKDPSTALRIERAKYHITRAENVTYQYLLRPDYQLVDKFRAELEMAKTELLVNVGQTEKHAEIISRLDKINAEFLQLTNVTSGYLFLVNVVMAGSANEFLFMARELNRLVTSKLGDTNQQVKKNIEKNQLSSNLFSIIGILLACITAYFLVSRIMLPINTITEVFKKLAKGEDVDAIPGITRQNEIGQLANAADVFHEKNKQTSALLAEAQRLNAKQEMLNAELIESKHKAEQATQSKSMFLANMSHEIRTPMNGIIGLLDVVMKSDLTPKQRQHLNKVEYSSQILLSLINDILDFSKVEAGKLDIEQVAFSLNSVFANLLTNISARAQEKNLNVRFICDPNIPPTLIGDPLRISQVLLNLCSNAVKFTRNGSVTINITYDLLPNTNRVILRASVKDTGIGMSKEQLEKVFDSFTQADGTTSRDFGGSGLGLTIVKQLVSLMDGEVTAESQINVGSVFNVSFTLISQSNEQQIFTIPAQSNRQLYYFSKRPKGFIEQTYFDNISLEFHHFPHMQLNKMIEEITDNDIVIIDVADQGEHQSITASLQKLKDSNKNVGFITDTQPSNLPQKLISAWSFPCLTHPFTPGQLTSFIYSLLDDEKFISDIPSPQFNKQLEYEGHILLVEDNSINQVVTGEMLRVLGITFDIAENGQQAVTKVINSAHYDVVLMDIQMPVMDGYQATKEIRQLGLLDLVICGLSANAMKEDFIQAKEVGMNEYLTKPLKLVALENILAKYLPPKIIRENTIGDNK from the coding sequence GTGTTTAAAACCCTTAAATCCCAGATTTTACTAGTCTCAGTAATTCTAATTCTTTTGCTTGTTTCTCAAGTGTTCGTCACCCGCAGCAACCAAAGTACCTTTGTTAATAGCTTAGATTTAACACAACAAGCCGTTTTCAAGGTTAGTTTAGTACGTGAATTAGAGCGTGACGTATTAGATTTACAACGTAATGTTCTGATTTACAAAGACTCAGCTAGCCAGTCGGCTATTGCGCGCTTCAATTCATTGATTCAAACATCGATAGATAACTTAGACGCTTTGGAAGAGCTAACCCGTAGCGAAGAGCAGGTCGAAATTTACCACGGTTTTATTTCTAGAATGCGCGGCCATGTTAGTGAATATAAAGATAACTTTTCCAATGTTATTGCGGGGCGCAGTAAGCGCGATATGTTATTTGAAAAGCGTTTAATGATTGATATAAATGAACTATTGGCCAGCCTGTCTAGCAAAGATCCGAGCACAGCTCTAAGGATCGAACGAGCAAAATATCACATAACACGCGCAGAAAATGTTACCTATCAATATTTATTGCGTCCTGACTATCAACTAGTTGATAAATTTCGCGCTGAACTAGAGATGGCTAAAACCGAATTATTGGTTAATGTCGGTCAAACCGAGAAACATGCAGAAATTATCAGCCGATTGGACAAAATAAATGCAGAATTCTTACAGCTAACCAATGTTACCAGTGGTTATCTTTTCCTCGTGAATGTGGTTATGGCAGGTTCAGCCAATGAATTTTTATTTATGGCGCGGGAATTGAATCGTTTAGTGACTTCAAAGCTGGGCGATACTAACCAGCAAGTTAAAAAGAATATTGAGAAAAATCAGTTGAGCAGCAACTTATTTTCAATCATTGGTATTTTGCTGGCCTGCATCACAGCCTACTTCCTAGTATCAAGGATTATGCTGCCAATCAATACGATCACCGAAGTCTTTAAAAAACTGGCTAAAGGTGAAGATGTAGATGCGATCCCTGGCATTACACGTCAGAATGAAATCGGACAGTTAGCCAATGCTGCAGATGTATTCCACGAAAAAAATAAACAAACCTCGGCTTTACTGGCAGAAGCACAGCGCTTAAATGCCAAGCAAGAAATGTTAAATGCCGAATTAATTGAATCAAAACATAAAGCAGAACAAGCAACCCAATCCAAAAGTATGTTTCTTGCCAATATGAGTCACGAAATTCGCACGCCCATGAATGGCATCATAGGCTTGCTTGATGTAGTAATGAAAAGTGATTTAACGCCCAAGCAGCGCCAACATTTAAATAAAGTAGAGTATTCAAGTCAAATTTTGCTCAGCTTGATTAATGACATTTTGGATTTTTCAAAAGTAGAAGCAGGAAAGCTCGATATCGAACAAGTCGCTTTTTCGCTCAATTCAGTATTTGCCAACTTATTAACTAATATTTCTGCTAGAGCACAAGAAAAGAACCTCAATGTGCGCTTTATCTGTGATCCGAACATTCCACCAACATTGATTGGCGATCCTTTACGTATCAGCCAAGTGCTGTTGAATTTATGCAGTAATGCCGTCAAGTTTACCCGCAATGGCTCAGTAACCATTAACATTACCTATGATTTACTCCCCAATACTAATCGAGTCATATTGCGCGCAAGCGTCAAAGATACCGGTATCGGTATGTCAAAAGAACAATTAGAAAAGGTGTTTGATTCATTTACCCAAGCTGATGGCACCACCAGTCGTGACTTCGGTGGATCGGGTTTGGGGCTTACTATAGTCAAGCAGCTAGTATCGTTAATGGACGGAGAAGTAACAGCCGAGTCGCAGATCAATGTAGGTAGCGTGTTTAATGTAAGTTTTACCCTTATTTCTCAATCTAACGAACAGCAAATTTTCACCATCCCAGCGCAGTCTAATCGTCAGTTGTATTATTTCAGTAAAAGACCAAAAGGCTTTATAGAGCAAACATACTTCGACAATATTTCTCTCGAATTTCATCATTTCCCACATATGCAACTTAATAAGATGATTGAAGAAATCACTGATAATGACATTGTTATTATTGATGTAGCCGATCAAGGCGAGCATCAAAGCATCACGGCTTCATTACAAAAATTAAAAGACAGCAACAAAAATGTTGGTTTTATTACCGACACTCAACCTAGCAACTTACCTCAAAAGCTGATCAGTGCTTGGAGCTTCCCATGTTTAACCCACCCGTTTACGCCTGGACAGTTAACATCGTTTATTTATTCTTTACTGGACGACGAAAAATTCATCTCTGATATACCCAGCCCGCAATTTAACAAGCAATTGGAGTATGAGGGCCACATATTGCTGGTAGAAGATAACAGCATTAATCAAGTGGTAACCGGTGAGATGCTTAGAGTATTAGGGATCACCTTTGATATAGCCGAAAACGGCCAACAAGCAGTAACAAAGGTCATTAATTCAGCTCACTACGATGTGGTATTGATGGATATACAGATGCCCGTCATGGATGGCTATCAGGCCACAAAGGAAATTCGTCAGTTAGGCTTACTTGATTTGGTTATTTGCGGGCTATCAGCCAATGCAATGAAAGAAGATTTCATACAAGCCAAAGAGGTTGGCATGAACGAATACCTTACTAAGCCTCTAAAATTAGTAGCCTTAGAGAATATATTAGCCAAATACTTACCCCCTAAAATAATACGAGAAAACACTATAGGCGATAACAAATAG
- a CDS encoding DNA-binding transcriptional regulator: protein MFQAKHSISLLFNANKVYDRQVIEGIGHYLQSSKVDWDVYLEEDFLTRLEQLDEWGGDGIIADFDDPAIQKMLVNSSIPVVGVGGSYSAEEDYPDVPYVATDNFAVVQAAYEHLKKKGLERFAFYGLPSNKDHRWAVEREKAIITLCHTDGYECSIYRGHPTRPETWQYTMNRLTDWIQSLPNPVGIISVTDARARHLLQACEHTGKLVPDNISIVGIDDDDIARYLSRISLSSVTQGCFEMGYQAAKLLHRRLDNSNLKNKRVLVPPAGVSERQSTDFKALKDPYVIQSMHFIRQNAARGIKVDQVLDYVGISRSNLEQRFKDERGHSIHTEIHNEKLDKACNMLIIGNMSTTEVANVCGYPSLQYMYAVFKKHFGQTPREYREQQKVV from the coding sequence ATGTTTCAAGCGAAGCACAGTATTAGTTTATTGTTTAATGCCAATAAAGTTTACGACCGTCAAGTTATAGAAGGGATTGGCCACTATTTACAATCGTCGAAAGTGGACTGGGACGTTTACTTAGAAGAAGATTTTCTAACCCGTTTAGAACAACTAGATGAGTGGGGTGGTGACGGTATAATCGCAGATTTTGACGACCCAGCTATTCAAAAAATGCTCGTCAACAGCAGTATTCCAGTTGTGGGGGTCGGTGGTTCCTACTCCGCAGAAGAAGATTATCCAGATGTCCCTTATGTAGCTACTGATAATTTTGCGGTTGTGCAAGCTGCATACGAACACTTGAAGAAAAAGGGCTTAGAGCGTTTTGCATTTTATGGCCTGCCCAGCAACAAAGATCACCGTTGGGCCGTGGAGCGTGAGAAGGCGATTATTACGCTATGTCACACGGATGGCTATGAATGCTCGATTTATCGCGGACACCCCACAAGGCCAGAAACATGGCAATACACAATGAACAGATTAACTGACTGGATACAAAGTTTACCGAACCCTGTTGGGATCATTAGTGTGACAGATGCCCGTGCACGCCATCTACTGCAAGCATGTGAGCATACGGGTAAGTTGGTACCGGACAACATCTCAATCGTTGGAATAGATGATGACGATATTGCCCGTTATCTCAGTCGCATCAGCTTGAGCTCTGTCACACAAGGCTGTTTCGAGATGGGTTACCAAGCAGCTAAATTGCTGCATAGACGGTTAGATAATAGTAATTTGAAAAACAAGCGTGTGCTAGTTCCACCTGCAGGCGTATCGGAACGACAATCGACAGATTTCAAAGCCTTAAAAGATCCGTATGTGATCCAATCTATGCATTTTATCCGGCAAAATGCTGCTAGGGGAATTAAAGTGGATCAAGTACTAGATTATGTAGGTATATCTCGCTCTAATTTAGAGCAACGCTTTAAAGATGAACGAGGACATAGTATCCACACTGAGATCCACAATGAAAAACTAGATAAGGCTTGCAACATGTTGATTATTGGTAACATGTCGACCACTGAAGTGGCGAATGTATGCGGATATCCTTCTTTGCAGTATATGTACGCTGTGTTTAAGAAACACTTTGGTCAAACGCCACGAGAGTACCGAGAACAACAAAAAGTTGTTTGA